Proteins from a single region of Diorhabda sublineata isolate icDioSubl1.1 chromosome 2, icDioSubl1.1, whole genome shotgun sequence:
- the LOC130440820 gene encoding piwi-like protein Siwi has translation MEARGRGRARGRARGAQQQVPGGSQGPGPGSLGLPQQMVQPGRDPWNRPTRPQQATAPVQHQTPTQWVRPQMPAPASSAGRGSRLGGPDTVEVSGAAEYTGSVQVPQGGGDYGAQSRGGGNGGVRGRNLRNEIIFTRPQALQTKQGSTGKPIQLISNYFKLIQAGKWCLLQYRVDFNPDVDHTGMRKKFLKQALQGVLQGYLFDGTVLYASQRINPEPLEKFVESESGENIRITVRLVGDVAWGDYHYIQIFNIIIRNCLKHMKLQLIQRDYFDPFGKVAIPEFRLELWPGYFTSMRQHEADILMNCELIFKFMRTDNVYDMHLECKNSINYKNEFQSRIIGNVVLTYYNNKTYKVDDIDFSRTPESTFSRKDGSQMTFIQYYQEKYNIRIQITDQPLLVSRSKPREIRAGMPELILLIPELCQLTGLTDRQRENFQLMRALSDHTRVGPSQRMQKLEEFSNRLRQCPEAVSELRKWDFKLTDRLINFQGRILPQEQILGGNNAKYSSGPQADWTRELRSLPMFYGAKMSKFAVVCPVKFKNSCQDFLQCLQRSAKGMQWNMSQPRIFDIPDDRANSYLDTIEHLISKNNPDMIMCVVPNNSSDRYSAIKKKCCVDRGVPTQVILAKNLTSKGVMSIATKVAIQLNCKVGGAPWSVLMPLSNLMVVGYDVCRDTSNKGKSFAAMVASLDKQITRYFNLTSEHQLEEELSENFGAFLILACHRYKEINGRFPDRILIYRDAVGDGQLPYVIETEVENIKRKLTQEIYKNGDLKMAFIVVSKRINTRIFTDRGENPPPGTVVDDVITLPERYDFFIVSQCVRQGTVSPTSYNVISDSMGLSPDKLQILTYKLCHMYYNWSGTVRVPAPCQYAHKLAALTAQSLHRTANRTLENILYYL, from the exons ATGGAAGCTAGAGGGAGAGGCCGAGCAAGAGGACGGGCTCGAGGAGCACAACAGCAAGTGCCTGGTGGTTCTCAAGGACCAGGACCGGGAAGTCTAGGCCTCCCTCAGCAAATGGTTCAACCAGGTAGAGATCCTTGGAATAGACCCACAAGGCCTCAGCAAGCAACTGCTCCTGTTCAACATCAAACCCCAACTCAATGGGTTAGACCTCAGATGCCAGCACCAGCTTCA TCTGCTGGTAGAGGATCACGTTTAGGAGGTCCAGATACCGTAGAAGTCTCAGGAGCAGCAGAGTACACAGGCA GTGTTCAAGTCCCTCAAGGTGGTGGAGATTATGGTGCACAGAGTAGAGGAGGAGGTAATGGAGGTGTTCGTGGAAGAAATCTCCgtaatgaaataatattcaccAGGCCTCAAGCACTTCAGACTAAACAag gtTCAACAGGGAAGCCTATTCAActgatttcaaattatttcaaattaatccaAGCTGGTAAATGGTGTTTATTACAATATAGGGTCGATTTTAATCCAGATGTGGACCATACTggtatgagaaaaaaatttctgaaacaAGCACTGCAAGGTGTATTGCAGGGGTATCTATTTGATGGTACAGTTTTATATGCCAGTCAGAGAATAAATCCCGAACCAttggaaaaatttgttgaaagtGAATCTggtgaaaatataagaattacCGTTCGACTAGTTGGGGATGTTGCTTGGGGAGATTATCactatattcaaatattcaacattatcatAAGAAATTGTCTAAAACATATGAAGTTGCAACTAATTCAAAGAGACTATTTCGATCCGTTTGGCAAg gtAGCTATACCAGAATTCAGATTAGAACTGTGGCCTGGCTATTTTACTTCAATGAGACAGCATGAAGCTGATATTTTAATGAACTGcgaattaatattcaaatttatgagaactGATAATGTCTATGATATGCATCTCGAATGCAAGAATagtatcaattataaaaatgaattccAATCCAGAATTATTGGAAATGTCGTGTTGACATATTATAACAACAAAACTTACAAGGTGGATGATATTGACTTTAGCCGAACTCCTGAAAGTACATTCAGCAGGAAAGATGGATCTCAAATGACGTTCATACagtattatcaagaaaaatataatattcgaattCAG ATTACCGATCAACCATTGTTGGTATCTCGAAGTAAACCAAGAGAAATTCGTGCTGGTATGCCTGAACTTATACTATTGATTCCAGAACTTTGTCAGTTGACAGGTTTAACAGATCGTCAACGTGAAAATTTCCAATTGATGAGAGCTTTATCTGACCATACACGCGTAGGTCCTTCTCAGAGAATGCAAAAATTGGAAGAATTTAGTAATAGATTAAGGCAGTGTCCCGAGGCAGTTTCAGAGTTGAGAAAATGGGATTTCAAATTGACTGATAGGTTAATTAATTTCCAAGGAAGAATACTGCCACAAGAACAGATTTTAGGAG gtAACAATGCCAAATACTCTTCAGGTCCTCAAGCAGACTGGACTAGAGAATTGCGTTCATTGCCAATGTTTTATGGAGCAAAAATGTCCAAGTTTGCAGTAGTTTGCCCTGTTAAATTCAAGAATTCGTGTCAAGATTTTTTACAATGTTTACAGAGATCTGCGAAAGGTATGCAATGGAACATGTCGCAACCTCGTATATTTGACATTCCAGATGATAGAGCTAACTCTTACTTAGACACAATTGAACATTTAATAAGCAAAAACAATCCAGATATGATAATGTGCGTTGTGCCTAATAATTCGTCTGACCGATATTCCGCCATCAAAAAGAAATGTTGTGTCGACAGGGGCGTACCGACACAAGTGATATTAGCAAAAAACTTGACTTCCAAAG GAGTAATGTCTATTGCAACTAAAGTTGCAATCCAGCTTAATTGTAAGGTTGGTGGTGCCCCATGGAGCGTATTAATGCCATTATCAAATCTCATGGTTGTCGGTTATGATGTATGTCGAGATACATCTAACAAAGGAAAAAGTTTTGCAGCGATGGTCGCCTCGCTCGATAAACAAATTACTAGGTATTTCAATCTAACGTCGGAACATCAGTTGGAGGAAGAACTGTCTGAAAACTTTGGAGCTTTCCTCATACTAGCATGTCATCGATACAAAGAGATAAATGGCCGATTTCCTGATAGAATTTTGATATATAGAGATGCAGTTGGAGATGGGCAACTACCATATGTTATTGAAACTGAAGTGGAAAACATCAAACGGAAGTTGACgcaagaaatttataaaaacggAGATTTAAAAATGGCATTTATCGTCGTATCAAAGAGAATTAACACCAGAATATTTACGGACAGAGGAGAAAATCCCCCGCCGGGCACCGTAGTAGATGATGTTATCACGCTACCGGAAAG atatgaTTTCTTCATTGTAAGCCAATGTGTCAGACAAGGAACCGTCTCTCCTACAAGTTATAACGTAATCTCAGATAGCATGGGGCTGTCGCCAGATAAACTCCAAATCCTTACATATAAATTATGCCATATGTATTATAATTGGAGTGGAACTGTTAGGGTACCTGCACCTTGCCAGTACGCTCATAAACTAGCAGCATTAACTGCCCAAAGCTTGCATAGAACAGCAAACAGAACACTTGAAAACATTCTTTATTACCTGTAA